In Saccharolobus solfataricus, a genomic segment contains:
- a CDS encoding MBL fold metallo-hydrolase, whose translation MVLKYFGHSCVLIDDRILIDPHDGGSIGLPKPDIKKVDLILVTHDHYDHNAYQIFEYKDVKINFYGSLTYSNYTIKGIKSYHDKYNGKLRGENSIYVLQRSDGKKIVHLGDLGHLLEENTYKELYGADVLLIPIGGVITINFKEALEIINKISPKIIIPIHYWIKGHYMPLDPPEEFLANLKYEIRRIDLKNNLIDENVEESKKVVYALSY comes from the coding sequence ATGGTACTAAAATATTTCGGACATTCTTGTGTTTTAATTGATGATAGAATATTAATTGATCCGCACGATGGAGGAAGTATTGGTTTACCTAAACCGGATATAAAAAAGGTAGACCTAATTTTAGTAACTCATGATCATTACGACCATAACGCGTATCAAATCTTTGAATACAAAGATGTTAAAATTAATTTTTATGGATCCTTAACCTATTCTAACTATACAATAAAGGGAATAAAGAGTTATCATGATAAGTATAACGGTAAACTAAGAGGGGAAAATAGCATATACGTCCTACAAAGGAGTGATGGTAAAAAAATCGTACACCTTGGGGATCTAGGCCATCTCCTTGAAGAGAATACTTATAAGGAGTTATATGGGGCAGATGTCCTATTGATACCTATAGGTGGTGTAATTACCATAAATTTCAAAGAAGCCCTAGAGATAATTAATAAGATTTCACCCAAAATAATAATCCCGATTCACTATTGGATAAAAGGGCACTATATGCCTTTAGATCCCCCAGAAGAGTTCTTAGCCAACCTAAAATATGAGATAAGAAGAATAGATCTGAAAAACAATCTCATAGATGAAAACGTAGAGGAGAGCAAGAAAGTGGTTTACGCTTTATCTTATTAA
- a CDS encoding isopropylmalate synthase produces MRIFDTTLRDGEQAPGIDLTTEQKIMIARKLADLGVDVIEAGFPASSEGEFIATRKIFEEIGDQVEVIGLSRSNKNDIDKTISTGISSIHLFIATSELHMKYKLKMTKEEVLNKIYESVKYAKDHGMIVEFSPEDATRTEEDFLFTAIRTAIEAGADRINIPDTVGTMHPFKYYDMIKKIVNFVGERIIVSVHCHNDFGLATANSLAGVYAGARQAHVTVNGIGERAGNASLEEVVMGIKKLLNYETNVKTWKLYEVSRFVAEMTGVPVPYFKAIVGDNAFGHESGIHVHGVIENPFTYEPISPEEVGNFRRLALGKHSGIHGLRKLLEEQGIYLSDDKLKIVLAEIKKLAESGNKVTVEDAKNIALKLMNS; encoded by the coding sequence ATTAGAATATTCGATACCACGTTAAGAGACGGCGAACAAGCTCCCGGTATAGATTTAACAACAGAACAAAAGATAATGATAGCGAGAAAGTTAGCCGATTTAGGTGTTGATGTAATAGAAGCAGGTTTCCCTGCTTCTTCAGAAGGAGAATTCATAGCTACCAGAAAGATTTTTGAAGAGATAGGAGATCAAGTAGAAGTAATTGGATTATCTAGATCTAATAAGAACGATATAGATAAGACAATAAGTACTGGGATCTCGAGTATACACTTGTTCATAGCGACTTCCGAATTGCATATGAAATATAAATTAAAGATGACAAAGGAGGAGGTATTAAATAAGATTTATGAAAGTGTAAAATACGCAAAAGATCACGGTATGATAGTAGAGTTTAGTCCAGAGGATGCAACGAGAACTGAAGAAGACTTCCTATTTACTGCAATTAGAACTGCAATAGAAGCAGGAGCCGATAGGATCAATATACCGGATACTGTAGGGACAATGCATCCTTTTAAGTACTATGATATGATAAAGAAAATTGTAAACTTCGTAGGTGAGAGAATAATAGTAAGTGTTCATTGCCATAATGATTTCGGACTAGCAACAGCAAATTCTTTAGCTGGCGTGTATGCAGGTGCCAGACAAGCTCATGTTACTGTAAATGGTATAGGTGAGAGAGCAGGAAACGCGTCATTAGAGGAAGTAGTAATGGGTATAAAGAAATTACTAAATTATGAGACAAATGTGAAAACGTGGAAATTATATGAGGTAAGTAGGTTTGTAGCTGAAATGACCGGCGTACCAGTTCCCTATTTCAAGGCAATTGTCGGTGATAATGCATTTGGACACGAATCTGGGATACACGTTCATGGAGTAATAGAAAACCCATTCACATACGAACCAATTTCACCAGAAGAAGTAGGTAATTTCAGAAGACTAGCACTAGGTAAACATAGCGGAATACATGGGTTAAGAAAATTATTAGAAGAACAAGGAATATATCTATCAGACGATAAATTAAAGATAGTCCTAGCTGAGATTAAGAAACTGGCAGAATCAGGTAATAAGGTAACAGTAGAGGATGCGAAAAACATTGCACTTAAATTAATGAATTCTTAA
- a CDS encoding 6-hydroxymethylpterin diphosphokinase MptE-like protein, whose protein sequence is MNFYKMIRSWFGFKERDDYISASILNYLITKEYDEAELKELIKGREIAIVGAGPQLDKINKLKEDVIIAADGAANYLVDIGIVPDIIVTDLDGLQTFPKNPIYVVLAHGDNINLLHKVKEMDKVIPNSQVMPFGRLRLYGGFTDGDRAVVLAKYMKASKIRLYAMDFQSGIVGKFSKPYYQRNVPASMIKRKKLEIARMIIEQVLNYNE, encoded by the coding sequence ATAAATTTTTATAAAATGATAAGGAGTTGGTTTGGATTCAAAGAAAGAGACGACTATATCTCTGCATCAATACTGAACTATCTTATAACTAAGGAATATGATGAGGCTGAATTGAAAGAGTTAATTAAAGGGAGAGAAATTGCGATAGTGGGAGCGGGTCCTCAGCTAGATAAAATAAATAAGCTTAAAGAAGACGTAATAATAGCAGCAGATGGTGCAGCTAATTATCTAGTAGATATAGGGATTGTCCCTGACATTATAGTAACTGACTTAGATGGGCTTCAAACTTTTCCTAAAAATCCAATATACGTAGTATTGGCTCATGGTGATAATATCAATCTACTACATAAGGTCAAGGAAATGGATAAAGTAATTCCAAATTCACAAGTAATGCCTTTTGGTCGTTTAAGATTATATGGTGGGTTCACTGACGGAGATAGAGCTGTAGTTTTAGCGAAGTATATGAAGGCTAGTAAAATAAGATTATACGCGATGGATTTTCAATCTGGAATTGTTGGAAAATTCTCTAAACCATACTATCAGAGAAACGTACCGGCATCAATGATAAAAAGAAAAAAGTTAGAAATAGCCAGAATGATAATTGAACAAGTTTTAAATTATAATGAATAG
- a CDS encoding 6-pyruvoyl trahydropterin synthase family protein, protein MKVRVGIEGITMDSAHYTLSSYADSQIHGHTYIVNVEVEGEVNEKSGFVVDFNLLKKIIKETIQEWDHKLIIPKVDLDKSRFEGPFRVDYKVIDAPFPTAEYIGIEIAKDIYLKLNKKYRILLKIYEGKDSYAIIEYP, encoded by the coding sequence ATGAAAGTTAGAGTTGGTATCGAAGGAATCACGATGGATTCAGCCCACTACACCTTGTCGTCTTATGCTGATAGCCAAATCCATGGACATACGTATATTGTTAATGTGGAAGTAGAGGGTGAAGTCAATGAGAAATCTGGGTTTGTAGTGGATTTTAACTTACTCAAAAAGATAATTAAAGAGACAATACAAGAATGGGATCACAAACTCATCATACCTAAAGTTGATTTAGATAAGTCGAGGTTTGAAGGCCCATTTAGGGTAGATTATAAGGTAATAGATGCTCCATTTCCTACTGCTGAGTATATAGGTATTGAAATAGCCAAGGATATATACCTAAAACTCAATAAAAAATATAGAATACTTTTGAAGATATATGAGGGAAAGGATTCATATGCAATTATAGAGTATCCATAA
- a CDS encoding dihydropteroate synthase-like protein yields MKVLVVTGTLAAPILSEVAKNIKDTKVEIKVLNYPVASLMSTKFIAENLKQTKFDADYILLPGLVYGDAKIVEEVTGVRTFKGTEEAWDLPRVIEALKNGIQLSTTESADKIIGKMDNIEEKLRKMEEEAKISFEINGIKITTYPPPFRIFLEIDNKQEFEKLDRIRKNVDVVVLGFPVGHYDLDEVKNKVKQLVDYGYVVGIDAESPRELKEGVRAGASFVFNLNENNFEELEEIRKEAAFVVAPFNTENRGEITIDLVKKAKQKGFDKLIADPVLSPPLRGLVSSIIGYKYVRETLQDIPILMGILNVTELIDADSIGMNALLTAIAGELGISNLLIMEKGKTRWSSWEVSQATKMISVALKENRLPKDIGIDLLVLKDKRRFRESFNADVIVNRRIEPEMDNTGFAKIFVSEDGFGVEWIGKNKITIKGKDGLSIGRELIRRVKDISKEHAVYIGYELAKAEIAYQLDKNYIQDKPLFKKIINDNLHTEHDKKRG; encoded by the coding sequence GTGAAAGTATTAGTAGTAACTGGAACTTTAGCTGCACCAATACTTTCTGAAGTTGCTAAAAACATTAAAGATACTAAAGTTGAGATTAAGGTACTTAATTACCCTGTTGCCTCATTAATGAGTACAAAGTTTATAGCAGAAAACTTGAAGCAGACCAAATTTGATGCAGATTACATCCTTTTACCAGGTTTAGTCTATGGCGACGCCAAAATTGTTGAGGAAGTTACGGGAGTGAGAACTTTTAAAGGGACAGAGGAAGCATGGGATCTCCCTAGAGTAATTGAGGCATTGAAAAATGGGATACAACTCTCCACAACGGAATCTGCTGATAAGATCATAGGTAAAATGGATAATATTGAAGAGAAGCTAAGAAAAATGGAGGAAGAAGCTAAGATTTCGTTTGAAATAAATGGAATTAAGATTACAACTTATCCACCGCCATTTAGAATTTTCTTGGAAATAGACAATAAGCAAGAATTCGAGAAATTGGATAGAATAAGAAAAAACGTTGACGTAGTAGTATTAGGTTTTCCAGTGGGTCACTACGATTTGGACGAGGTTAAAAATAAGGTTAAACAATTAGTGGACTACGGTTACGTTGTTGGAATAGATGCTGAATCGCCCAGAGAATTAAAAGAAGGTGTAAGAGCTGGAGCTTCATTCGTATTTAACCTAAATGAAAATAACTTTGAGGAACTTGAGGAAATTAGGAAAGAAGCAGCATTTGTTGTAGCCCCGTTTAACACTGAAAATAGAGGAGAAATAACTATTGATCTCGTAAAAAAAGCCAAACAAAAAGGATTCGATAAATTAATAGCAGATCCCGTATTATCGCCTCCCCTAAGAGGGTTAGTAAGCAGTATAATTGGGTATAAGTACGTCAGAGAGACGTTGCAAGATATACCTATTCTAATGGGAATTCTTAACGTGACTGAACTCATTGATGCAGATAGTATAGGAATGAATGCACTACTAACCGCAATTGCTGGAGAGTTGGGAATTTCTAACTTATTAATTATGGAAAAGGGGAAAACGAGGTGGAGTAGTTGGGAAGTATCACAAGCTACAAAAATGATAAGTGTAGCTTTGAAGGAAAATAGACTTCCCAAAGATATAGGAATAGATTTGTTAGTACTTAAGGATAAGAGAAGATTTAGGGAGAGTTTTAACGCTGACGTGATTGTTAATAGGCGTATAGAGCCTGAAATGGATAATACCGGATTTGCAAAAATTTTCGTGAGTGAAGATGGATTTGGAGTAGAATGGATTGGGAAAAACAAGATAACAATAAAAGGAAAAGATGGGCTAAGCATTGGCAGAGAGCTGATTAGGAGAGTTAAGGATATTAGCAAAGAGCATGCCGTGTATATAGGATATGAGTTGGCCAAGGCTGAGATTGCGTATCAACTTGATAAAAATTATATTCAAGACAAGCCATTGTTCAAAAAGATAATTAATGATAATCTCCATACCGAGCACGATAAGAAAAGAGGTTAA
- the trxB gene encoding thioredoxin-disulfide reductase, with the protein MSLLPRTTSVKPGEKFDVIIVGLGPAAYGAALYSARYMLKTLVIGETPGGQLTEAGIVDDYLGLIEIQASDMIKVFNKHIEKYEVPVLLDIVEKIENRGDEFVVKTKRKGEFKADSVILGIGVKRRKLGVPGEQEFAGRGISYCSVCDAPLFKNRVVAVIGGGDSALEGAEILSSYSTKVYLIHRRDTFKAQPIYVETVKKKPNVEFVLNSVVKEIKGDKVVKQVVVENLKTGEIKELNVNGVFIEIGFDPPTDFAKSNGIETDTNGYIKVDEWMRTSVPGVFAAGDCTSAWLGFRQVITAVAQGAVAATSAYRYVTEKKGKK; encoded by the coding sequence GTGAGTCTTCTACCAAGAACTACAAGTGTAAAACCTGGAGAGAAGTTTGATGTTATAATTGTTGGATTAGGTCCAGCTGCATATGGCGCTGCGTTATACAGTGCTAGGTATATGCTAAAGACTTTGGTTATAGGAGAAACTCCAGGTGGGCAGTTAACCGAAGCTGGTATTGTTGATGACTATCTTGGCTTAATAGAAATTCAAGCAAGTGATATGATAAAAGTGTTTAATAAGCACATAGAGAAATATGAGGTACCTGTCTTATTGGACATTGTGGAAAAAATTGAAAATAGGGGAGATGAATTTGTAGTAAAAACTAAGAGAAAGGGTGAGTTTAAAGCTGATAGCGTTATCTTAGGAATAGGAGTAAAGAGAAGAAAGTTAGGTGTACCTGGAGAACAAGAATTTGCAGGAAGAGGGATATCATACTGCTCAGTCTGTGATGCACCTCTATTTAAGAACAGAGTCGTTGCGGTTATTGGAGGAGGAGATTCTGCCTTAGAAGGAGCTGAGATATTATCTAGTTACTCTACTAAAGTCTATTTAATACATAGGAGGGACACTTTTAAAGCGCAACCAATCTATGTTGAAACTGTTAAGAAAAAACCAAATGTTGAATTTGTTCTTAATTCAGTAGTGAAGGAAATTAAGGGAGATAAGGTCGTTAAACAAGTAGTAGTAGAGAATTTGAAAACTGGTGAAATTAAGGAATTGAACGTAAATGGTGTTTTTATAGAAATAGGATTCGATCCTCCGACAGATTTCGCTAAGAGCAATGGGATAGAAACTGACACAAATGGATATATTAAAGTTGATGAGTGGATGAGAACTAGTGTACCGGGAGTGTTTGCTGCAGGAGATTGTACATCAGCGTGGCTGGGATTTAGGCAAGTCATTACTGCGGTAGCACAAGGTGCAGTAGCTGCGACTTCAGCTTATAGATACGTGACAGAGAAGAAGGGTAAGAAATGA
- a CDS encoding inositol monophosphatase family protein encodes MINLLNKVAIDATRYLNEIKNEKDLDKVIGFHAGDTTRVIDKKSEEYIFQLLNDTGLKFKFVSEESGVRVPSNSYDYVALIDPLDGSNNFVLGVPWYSISVAIYGKSSNSLLDSLGGFVSHISIDKIYSYDTSSAYLNGNPLKAEIIGNSPSNVVITYFDERGIDKILKVLSALKGYKIRSFGSASLDMILTCMGKAKLYFDIRGKLRNVDIAASANFCKRLNSIPSTLNGKEISSGIDDIYKIDEIIVSRDQSLMKNLYSIFS; translated from the coding sequence ATGATTAATTTATTAAATAAAGTTGCTATAGATGCAACACGATATTTAAATGAAATAAAGAACGAGAAAGATCTAGATAAGGTAATTGGGTTTCACGCGGGAGATACTACACGAGTAATTGATAAGAAGTCCGAGGAATACATCTTTCAGTTATTAAATGATACTGGTCTAAAATTTAAGTTCGTATCTGAGGAATCAGGTGTTAGAGTACCATCAAACAGTTATGATTATGTTGCGTTAATCGACCCGTTAGATGGTAGCAATAATTTTGTACTCGGCGTCCCATGGTATTCTATATCAGTGGCTATTTATGGTAAAAGTTCAAATAGTTTGTTGGACTCGCTAGGAGGATTTGTATCGCATATTTCAATTGATAAGATATATTCGTATGATACTTCTTCTGCATATTTAAATGGAAATCCATTAAAGGCTGAAATTATTGGTAATTCACCTTCAAATGTGGTAATTACGTATTTTGATGAGAGAGGTATAGATAAGATATTAAAGGTTCTTTCAGCTCTAAAAGGATATAAGATTAGGAGCTTTGGTAGTGCGTCATTGGATATGATTCTAACCTGCATGGGTAAAGCGAAATTATATTTTGACATTAGAGGAAAGTTAAGAAACGTAGATATTGCCGCATCAGCCAATTTTTGCAAGAGATTGAACTCTATTCCGTCTACATTGAATGGTAAAGAAATAAGTAGTGGGATAGACGATATATATAAAATAGATGAAATTATCGTGTCTCGTGATCAGAGTTTGATGAAGAACCTTTACTCAATCTTTTCTTAA
- a CDS encoding AAA family ATPase yields the protein MIEPVLNLAIIFISLAVLVIILMKIFGKSTAKFAYSDKALQLQNKSQKKKVEIEDKKITWDDIGGYEDAKKEIREYIELPLKNKDVATKYGLKPPKGMLLFGPPGCGKTMMMRALANESKLNFLYVNISDIMSKWYGESEARLRELFNNARKNAPCILFFDEIDTIGVKRESHTGDSVTPRLLSLMLSEIDGLHSEDGVIVVGSTNVPQMLDKALLRAGRFDKLIYIGPPNKEARKQILQIHCRGKPLAEDVDFDKLAEITERYSGADLANLCQEAARKVASEAIEKGADRKITMADFIELIKKYKPSITLQMIEDYEKFRLDFERRVRKGEEENELEEKLTLNDIGGYNEIKTELKELLELQLYHYKLLEQLRVPPIRGILLYGPPGVGKTMMAKALAKTLNVKLIALSGAEIMYKGYEGAIAAIKEVFNRARENKPAIILLDELDAIASKRSYKSYGDSSKIVNQLLTEMDGIRSLKEVVVIGTTNRLKAIDPALLRPGRFDKIIHMPLPNREERLDILMKYIGKEECEKVDCGILADQTEGYSGADLAALAREAKMKVLKSILRGESNRTLTREDLIDALNKIHPSVKKRLSKGSSSNSDHETR from the coding sequence TTGATAGAACCCGTACTTAACTTAGCAATCATATTTATTAGCTTAGCAGTACTAGTAATCATACTCATGAAGATTTTTGGAAAATCAACTGCCAAGTTTGCCTATTCCGATAAAGCTTTGCAATTACAGAATAAATCACAGAAGAAAAAAGTCGAGATAGAAGACAAAAAGATAACATGGGACGATATAGGGGGATATGAGGATGCTAAAAAAGAAATAAGGGAGTACATAGAATTACCCTTGAAAAATAAGGATGTAGCAACGAAATATGGCTTAAAGCCGCCTAAAGGTATGTTGTTATTTGGCCCTCCAGGTTGCGGAAAAACTATGATGATGAGAGCATTAGCTAATGAATCTAAGTTGAATTTCCTCTACGTTAACATAAGCGATATTATGAGTAAATGGTATGGAGAAAGTGAGGCTAGACTGAGAGAGTTATTTAATAATGCTAGAAAGAACGCCCCTTGTATCCTTTTCTTTGATGAAATAGACACAATAGGCGTTAAAAGAGAGTCACATACTGGCGACTCAGTAACACCCAGATTGTTGTCTCTAATGTTATCGGAAATTGATGGATTACATAGTGAGGACGGCGTAATAGTAGTAGGGTCTACGAACGTTCCTCAAATGTTAGATAAGGCATTACTCAGAGCTGGTAGATTTGATAAATTAATTTACATTGGTCCACCAAATAAAGAGGCTAGGAAACAAATTTTACAAATACATTGTAGAGGGAAACCGTTGGCTGAGGATGTAGACTTTGATAAACTAGCCGAAATTACGGAGAGGTATAGTGGAGCGGACTTAGCTAATTTATGTCAAGAAGCCGCGAGAAAAGTTGCTTCTGAAGCAATAGAAAAAGGCGCAGATAGGAAAATAACTATGGCGGATTTCATCGAGTTGATCAAAAAGTATAAACCTAGTATAACGCTACAAATGATAGAAGATTATGAGAAATTCAGACTAGATTTCGAAAGAAGAGTACGTAAAGGAGAAGAGGAAAATGAACTAGAAGAGAAATTAACTTTAAATGATATAGGAGGATACAACGAAATAAAGACTGAATTAAAAGAATTATTAGAGTTACAATTGTATCATTATAAACTACTGGAACAATTAAGAGTACCGCCAATTAGAGGAATATTACTCTACGGTCCACCAGGTGTAGGTAAGACCATGATGGCTAAGGCATTGGCTAAAACACTTAACGTTAAGTTAATCGCGTTAAGCGGGGCTGAGATTATGTACAAAGGGTATGAGGGTGCAATAGCTGCAATTAAGGAAGTATTTAATAGAGCGAGAGAAAATAAGCCTGCAATAATTTTATTAGATGAACTAGATGCCATTGCGTCTAAAAGAAGCTATAAGAGCTATGGGGATTCCTCAAAAATTGTTAATCAATTGTTAACAGAGATGGATGGAATAAGAAGCCTAAAGGAAGTAGTTGTAATAGGAACTACAAATAGGTTAAAAGCCATAGATCCAGCCCTATTGAGACCTGGTAGATTTGATAAAATTATTCATATGCCACTTCCAAATAGGGAAGAAAGGTTAGATATACTAATGAAATATATTGGAAAAGAGGAATGTGAAAAAGTAGATTGTGGAATTTTAGCGGACCAGACGGAAGGCTATTCAGGGGCTGACTTAGCAGCATTGGCAAGAGAGGCTAAGATGAAAGTGTTAAAGAGTATTTTAAGGGGAGAAAGCAATAGAACGTTAACTAGAGAAGACTTAATAGATGCACTTAATAAAATACATCCCTCAGTTAAGAAAAGATTGAGTAAAGGTTCTTCATCAAACTCTGATCACGAGACACGATAA